In one window of Calypte anna isolate BGI_N300 chromosome 1, bCalAnn1_v1.p, whole genome shotgun sequence DNA:
- the TMSB4X gene encoding thymosin beta-4 yields the protein MSDKPDMAEIEKFDKSKLKKTETQEKNPLPSKETIEQEKQAGES from the exons ATGTCCGACAAGCCAGACATGGCCGAGATCGAGAAATTTGACAAGTCCAAATTGAAGAAGACAGAGACGCAAGAGAAAAACCCGCTGCCTTCAAAAGAAA CAATTGAACAGGAGAAGCAAGCGGGTGAATCGTAA